The following nucleotide sequence is from Triticum aestivum cultivar Chinese Spring unplaced genomic scaffold, IWGSC CS RefSeq v2.1 scaffold52246, whole genome shotgun sequence.
TCCACAATCCTCTACCTCAGGGGCAAGCTCGGATGACCGGAGCATTTGGGACGCCATTTGGAAGGCAGGAGTCCCTGCAAAGATAAAGATTTTCGCGTGGCAAGTGGCCACCAATACTTTTAGCAACCAAAATGAACAAATGCAAACGCACACTAGCCACAACGAACATTTGTGATGTATGTGGCAATGCAGAGGAAAACGAGTACCATGCTGTGGTAGCCTGCACTAAGAGCAAAGCCCTTCGCCATGCAATGCGAGAGCACTGGAGTCTACCGAAGGAGAAGGATTTCTGGTACACGGGCGAGGATTGGCTCCAAGGTATCCTGAATGCTAGTAGTGATGATGTGAGGGATAAAATACTCCTATTGTTGTGGCGGGCTTGGTATCTCCGGGATGACATTGTGCATGGAAGGGGTAAGGAGTCCATTTCAGCTTCTGTAGTGTTCTTGCTCCGGTATGAACAAGAAGTGTACAAAGCGAAGGACAAGCCAGAATTAGCTATGAACACATGCGGCCTACACCTCTTTGGAGATCAGCAAGGAAAACAACCAGAATTAAGAACCAACAAATGGAGTCCACCACCAGCAGGAATGGCAAAGCTAAACACCGATGCGGCTTTTGAGCCAAACACTGGATTAGGCACCGGGGGAGCCATTGCTAGGAATAACCTGGGTCAGGTCTACCTGTCGATGGGGTGTACTCTGAACCAGTGTGCATCAGTGGAGGAAGCCGAGGGACTAGCGATGCTGCAGGGTTTGCGGGAAATGGCCAAATATTACAATGGGCCAATACAGGTGGAGGTGGACTGACTGTTTCTGTCCAATGCTCTAAGAACGGGTGCTACGAACAAATCAAGCCTGTTTCCCATTGTCGCAGATATTAAAACAGCGTTGGCGGGCTTCAGTGAGTACAAGATAGGTTGGGTCAGGAGGGAACAGAACAAATTAAGTAGCCCACAGCATAGCAAGCCGGACAAAGAGCACTGGGGACTTCGTACAATTGGGTTCAGTGCCAGATGATTTGTCAGATATCCTGGCTGATGATTGTAATGGCTTGGTTTAACCCTTTTGGGTAATGCTAAAAAAAAAGAAATCCCTGATTTTATTTCTCATTTGCTTGCAAATGACAAGTTGATTATGTGAGGaataaaatctacaaaaaaaaAACTTCATTTTAGTCTATTCAGGGCGGAGGGCGGGCAAGCGTGCGCGACCGGGAAACCAGGCAACGCCGCCGGCTGCTGCTGGccgtggtgatgatggtggtggtgaccGCCGCCGTGCTGTTgttgatggtggtggtggtcgccgccGTGATGATTGCTGTGCGTCATCGACGAAGATGTATCCGGCATCGAGACATGATGATGGTCGTGCGTCATCGGTCCGCGCTAGCTGGCTGGAGATCGATGGAAAGTACGTAGGTTTGTAATAGTATCCGTGCGTAGTACTAGATGGAGTAGTATATAGTTTTGTCCGGTCATGGAGGGGCGATGGTGGTGACGTGCCTTCGAATTATTTCAATggttgtagtcatcgctaggtggtcacTAGACTTGCATGTAATCTTTGTTACTACTTTGTACTGCAATGACAGTTGATGATATATTTTTAGCTCGGAATATATTGTTGCTTTCCCTGATCATCGTAGCGAGGAATATATTTCTAGCTCGATCGATTTGCTAGCATAAATTGCAGTTTTTCTTTCGCAAGGAAGCATAAATTGTAGAGTTACACCAAGGTCTCACGTGATAATAGTCATGACTACCGCGTCGTCGAGCCCGTGCTAACTAATCTGCTGGGTGCTGGCTCCATGCGTGTCCTCCATGTCATCAAAGCAATCTCCACGCTCCCGTCGACCTACCGCCGGTTGAACACGAATACATAGAGGAGGATGCCCACCACGATCACGATCACGGTGATCGCACACTGCACCACAACCAAAAAGAGCACCATCGATCGAATATGGTATTAGCTATTGATTATTCCGTGGTTATCGAAATTAATTTGACTAACCACGCAAGATGCATGCCCGCGCACGTGGAAACACGTGTGCGTGCGTACGTACGTACCCAGACGGCTCTGAAGCGGTCGTCGGCGTCGCagcagtcgtcgtcgtcgtccgtcgTGGGCTCGAGGACTGCTGCTCCTACCCTCGTAGATGCCAGGGCGGGGGACGGGTCCGCGTACGGGACCGGGAAACCCGGCAAGGCCGCCCGCTGCTGCTGGCTGTCGTCATCATGGTGGTGATGAccgtggtgatgatggtggtggtggccgccgccgccgccttgatgATGGCTGTGCGTCGTCGTCGGCGATTCTGCTGGTATAGAGATATGATGATGGGTGTACGTCACCGCTGAATATGCGGCCGGCACCGAGACGTGATGATGGTCGTGCGTCATCGTCGGCGCTAGCCGGAGATTATCGATGGAAAGTAGGTACTACTTACGGTGGATTGGCTGCCTCTCGCCCGCTGGCTCGCTCGTGCTCGTACGTGTGAGAGCTCGACGGTGCCCTGGCGTTGGATTTATCACTTGCGTCCAATATGTATACAGAGTAGGTCCATGACTCCGTGTAAGAGTCGGTCTGCACTGCACGTACGATCGACCTGAATTCCAAGGAGTTGTAGCATCCGTGCGTAGCACTAGTAGGATAACTACTGTAGAGTTCGCATCGGACTCATGAACGCGGGACTAGGTTTTCAGGCCTGATCCGGAACTCTGCCCTTCATGAATGTACTGCATCGGAAGCGACCTGCCCTATCCCCGCGAGGTAGAGAGCAACAAACCACCCAATCAACAAACGCGATCCCACCAGCCGCCCTGAAGCAGCTGCTCCGCGCAAACTGGCCCTCTCGTGTGTGCAGGCCAGGGTAAACGAGCAGCCGGCTGTGGAAAACACGGGCGGGTGAGCATCTCTCCACTGGACGACGCGGCACACAAAGGGCAAGGCCAACAGGCCATCCGGGCAGCACATAGGCGAGGGAAACAGGGCAACATGGATGGTGGTCAGTTGGTTTGCCTTGATATTATCTGCCATGGCATGCGCTTGAGTGCACTGCGCGCCCACCTGCACTGACAACCGGCCCATACCAACCGAACACACAACTGCGACTGGCAAGATCACCAAGTGCTCAACCACAGACCAAAACTCCCCGTTTGGTCGACGGCACCGCCTCCGCGACCAAACCCGAGCACACCAAGCCCGCCGCCGCGTGCTGGCCAGGCCAAACCTAACCTCACCGCCCAAGATGAGCCACaggaatctactccctccgttctgatttactcgtctgaactaaaaccacgacgagtaaatcagaACGGAGAGAGTACACCGATGGCTCATCGATCCCGTCCGAAAAGACGAGCTCGAGGTGGATCGAGCCCCGGAAGAACAAGTCTCTGGCCCGGGTGTCTTAAACACGGAGGCACTATAAAAAGACCCGGGCACACCCTGCGCACCAAACCTTGCATCACTCGGCTCCCAGCTATCACAGAACAATGACCGACTGTTGATGTTGCGGACCGAACAGCCCAGCAGCAAATGTCTGACGAAAAGCCGGGCGAACACGCGCATCCAACTCGTGTGAACGAATCAGCCCGGCAGGGGGCAGCGAAACCCAAAACTGCTAGGATAGACAAACACAACATGCAGACAACTAGCGCTGCCGCCTACGAGAAAATTTTGTTTAACACGCTATAGCCTAGAGAAAATTTTATTGCTGATTTGTTTGCCAAGTATGTTCGTGCCCaatgtgcactagtagaaaaatgggcttttgtcctggttggtaaggccctttagtcccggtttttgaaccgggactaaagggccgtt
It contains:
- the LOC123172949 gene encoding histidine-rich glycoprotein, coding for MTHDHHHVSVPAAYSAVTYTHHHISIPAESPTTTHSHHQGGGGGHHHHHHHGHHHHDDDSQQQRAALPGFPVPYADPSPALASTRVGAAVLEPTTDDDDDCCDADDRFRAVWCAITVIVIVVGILLYVFVFNRR